GATGTGTATAAGAGACAGCAGTAATATATATAAGCTTTTGCATATATTACCGCCATCGTATAATTTCAACCCTTGTTCCTTTACCCACCTGTGAATGAATTGAAAACTCGTGCACCAACCGTTTGGCTCCCCCTAGGCCAAGCCCCAATCCATCACCGGTAGTAAAGCCATCCTGTAATGCTTTGTCTATATCTGCTATTCCCGGACCATTATCCTCAAAAATAAGTTGTAAGCCATAATGCCCATCATTATCAATTACATTAATGGTCACCTGCCCTCCACCACCGTGCACCACAACATTGCGTGCAAGCTCACTTGCTGCAGTTACCATTTTTGTAATTTCAACAAGGCTAAAGCCCGCCTCCTGCATAATTTTGCGCACCTGTTGCCGTATTATTGTAATATCATCAGAATTGGCAACATCACGCGTTTCACTTTTCAGGATTGTCATATAGGGTATCCCCGCTATATACAAGGCTTTGCAACAATGCTATTCCTTTATCCACATTTAATG
This is a stretch of genomic DNA from Spirochaetota bacterium. It encodes these proteins:
- a CDS encoding ATP-binding protein; translation: MTILKSETRDVANSDDITIIRQQVRKIMQEAGFSLVEITKMVTAASELARNVVVHGGGGQVTINVIDNDGHYGLQLIFEDNGPGIADIDKALQDGFTTGDGLGLGLGGAKRLVHEFSIHSQVGKGTRVEIIRWR